A window of Fibrobacter sp. UWH6 contains these coding sequences:
- the trpA gene encoding tryptophan synthase subunit alpha, which produces MNAPIRLMSHLIAGFPDGETSVAIADALVKGGASILEIQLAFSDPSADGPAIQTASTVALEKGYSTKQGLEIVKKIHDMHPDIPIYIMTYGSLAFTPGVENFVKMCKDAGVSACIIPDLPFDNDEGLTAACKKYGMENIPVAAPSMTQARLEEMASKGFTYIYAALRAGTTGSQTVIDQATLDFLDTVGKGGAKVLGGFGIRTGEQSKVLCKHVHAVVAGSVFVNIMLKDSKDIAGVEAKARELSGL; this is translated from the coding sequence ATGAACGCACCAATCCGTTTAATGTCCCATTTGATTGCCGGTTTCCCTGATGGAGAAACTTCTGTGGCAATTGCAGACGCTCTGGTAAAGGGCGGCGCCTCCATTCTCGAAATTCAGTTGGCCTTCAGCGATCCTAGCGCCGACGGTCCCGCTATCCAGACCGCTTCTACCGTGGCTTTGGAAAAGGGCTACTCCACCAAGCAGGGTCTTGAAATCGTGAAGAAGATTCACGACATGCATCCGGACATTCCCATCTACATCATGACCTACGGCTCCCTGGCATTTACCCCCGGTGTCGAAAACTTCGTGAAGATGTGCAAGGACGCAGGCGTTAGCGCTTGCATCATTCCGGACCTTCCCTTCGATAACGACGAAGGCCTCACCGCCGCTTGCAAGAAGTACGGCATGGAAAACATCCCCGTGGCAGCTCCTTCTATGACCCAGGCTCGCCTGGAAGAAATGGCCTCCAAGGGCTTCACCTACATCTACGCAGCACTCCGCGCAGGTACCACCGGTTCCCAGACGGTCATCGACCAGGCAACCCTGGACTTCCTGGATACCGTGGGCAAGGGCGGCGCCAAGGTTCTGGGCGGCTTCGGCATCCGTACCGGCGAACAGTCCAAGGTTCTCTGCAAGCACGTGCATGCAGTGGTGGCAGGTTCCGTATTCGTGAACATCATGCTGAAGGATTCCAAGGATATCGCAGGCGTTGAAGCCAAGGCCCGCGAACTTTCCGGCTTGTAA